The following proteins come from a genomic window of Triticum aestivum cultivar Chinese Spring chromosome 6A, IWGSC CS RefSeq v2.1, whole genome shotgun sequence:
- the LOC123127350 gene encoding uncharacterized protein — protein sequence MNAGAAMHQRVHGRRTRAPAAELQWSCSAQAAELQWSARRRRRSSNGALDAGGRAAMEPLGAGGGATMEPLGVGGGASMERSTPATELQWSSSAQVAELQ from the exons ATGAACGCCGGTGCTGCAATGCACCAACGCGTCCATGGTCGCCG TACTCGAGCGCCGGCGGCGGAGCTACAATGGAGCTGCTCGGCTCAGGCGGCGGAGCTCCAATGGAGCGCTCGGCGTAGGCGGCGGAGCTCCAATGGAGCGCTCGACGCCGGCGGCAGAGCTGCAATGGAGCCgctcggcgcaggcggcggagcTACAATGGAGCCGCTCGGCGTAGGCGGCGGAGCTTCAATGGAGCGCTCGACGCCGGCGACGGAGCTGCAATGGAGCAGCTCGGCGCAGGTGGCGGAGCTGCAATGA